A window from Scyliorhinus canicula chromosome 19, sScyCan1.1, whole genome shotgun sequence encodes these proteins:
- the LOC119954347 gene encoding DNA repair protein SWI5 homolog isoform X2 has product MAADGERVAAGIRSPSPEQPLCTRTPRNKEAGGTAGRPLRRTPVGPLRKLNASFKSPLKTLQDPELSSAGLQLDLENLKKKCKDLDSQIAGLISDGYTLEELDQHIDQLHEYNDIKDVGQLLLGKLAVIRGVTTKELYGEFGLDLED; this is encoded by the exons ATGGCTGCCGATGGAGAGAGAGTAGCTGCGGGGATTCGCTCTCCTTCCCCGGAGCAGCCCCTTTGTACCCGGACCCCTCGGAACAAAGAGGCCGGAGGGACCGCGGGCCGCCCCTTGAGGAG GACACCTGTTGGACCGTTAAGAAAGTTAAATGCAAGCTTTAAATCACCG CTAAAGACCCTCCAAGACCCTGAGCTCAGTTCCGCTGGTCTTCAACTTGACCTGGAAAATCTGAAGAAGAAATGCAAAGATCTCGACAGTCAGATTGCAGGACTGATCTCTGA TGGGTATACCCTGGAAGAGTTGGACCAGCACATCGATCAGCTCCACGAATACAATGACATCAAGGACGTGGGCCAGTTACTGTTGGGCAAACTGG CTGTAATCAGAGGGGTCACCACCAAAGAACTGTACGGAGAGTTTGGACTGGACTTGGAAGACTAG